The uncultured Cohaesibacter sp. genome includes a window with the following:
- the pcaG gene encoding protocatechuate 3,4-dioxygenase subunit alpha, with the protein MPQDLNYLKETASQTAGPYVHIGLAPGAAGFDIYRQELGWDIAGPNARGERIRVEGLVIDGTGSPVKDVMFEAWQANADGNYAHPEGGGDVEEGFRGWGRVITDFATGEWGFNTIKPGKVPGRSGSIMAPHINLWIVARGINIGLNTRLYFDDEVEANAADPVINVIEWERRRKTLIAKRMERDGQIVYRFDIRLQGEDETVFFDI; encoded by the coding sequence ATGCCACAGGATCTCAACTATCTCAAGGAAACCGCCTCCCAGACGGCAGGCCCCTATGTCCACATCGGTCTCGCGCCGGGCGCGGCGGGCTTTGACATCTATCGCCAAGAGCTGGGCTGGGACATTGCCGGTCCGAACGCGCGCGGAGAGCGTATCCGCGTCGAGGGTCTGGTGATTGACGGCACCGGATCGCCGGTGAAAGACGTCATGTTCGAGGCATGGCAGGCCAATGCGGACGGCAACTATGCCCACCCGGAAGGTGGCGGGGACGTGGAAGAAGGCTTTCGCGGTTGGGGTCGGGTTATCACCGATTTTGCCACCGGCGAGTGGGGCTTTAATACCATCAAGCCGGGCAAGGTGCCCGGACGGAGTGGCTCGATCATGGCCCCTCACATCAATCTCTGGATCGTCGCACGCGGCATCAATATCGGACTTAACACGCGGCTCTATTTTGACGATGAAGTCGAGGCGAATGCCGCCGACCCGGTGATCAACGTGATTGAATGGGAACGCCGCCGTAAGACCCTGATTGCCAAGCGCATGGAGCGGGACGGGCAGATCGTCTACCGCTTCGACATCCGTCTGCAGGGCGAAGACGAGACCGTCTTCTTCGATATCTAA
- the pcaD gene encoding 3-oxoadipate enol-lactonase, protein MPIAQLDTIALNWREDGNPHGKAVVFANSLGTDLRLWDTVLPQLPEDLRYIRFDKRGHGLSDCPPAPYSMDELVEDAEQLLEHLGVRGAIFVGLSIGGLIAQGLAVKRPDLVKALVLSNTAAQMGSKVLWRDRISSVRANGLESIAPNILERWFSPAFLTGDDVKAWHHMLTRMPAEGYCGCCAAIADADLTPDLDRITQPTLGIAGALDAASPPDLVEATVARIAQSRMKVIEGTGHLPPVEAPQTYARLLIRFFKEIHHA, encoded by the coding sequence CCAATTCACTGGGGACTGACCTGCGCCTGTGGGACACGGTGCTGCCGCAACTGCCAGAGGACCTGCGCTATATTCGCTTTGATAAGCGCGGTCATGGTCTGTCGGACTGCCCACCCGCCCCCTACAGCATGGACGAGTTGGTTGAGGACGCCGAACAATTGCTCGAGCATCTTGGCGTGCGGGGAGCAATCTTTGTCGGCCTTTCCATTGGCGGCCTGATTGCGCAAGGCTTGGCAGTCAAGAGGCCCGATCTCGTCAAGGCGCTCGTGCTTTCCAATACCGCAGCTCAGATGGGCAGCAAGGTGCTGTGGCGGGATCGGATCAGCAGTGTCAGGGCCAATGGCCTTGAAAGCATCGCGCCGAACATTCTGGAGCGCTGGTTCTCGCCTGCATTCCTCACCGGCGATGATGTGAAAGCCTGGCACCACATGCTGACGCGCATGCCAGCCGAGGGATATTGCGGCTGTTGTGCTGCCATTGCTGACGCGGACCTGACGCCCGATCTTGACCGCATCACCCAACCCACTCTGGGCATTGCCGGAGCGCTTGACGCTGCGAGCCCGCCGGACCTCGTCGAGGCCACGGTGGCGCGCATTGCCCAATCCCGAATGAAAGTCATTGAAGGCACAGGCCACTTGCCCCCGGTCGAAGCCCCGCAAACCTATGCCCGATTGCTTATCCGGTTTTTCAAGGAGATACATCATGCCTGA
- the pcaC gene encoding 4-carboxymuconolactone decarboxylase: MPDRFEEGMATRRAVLGDAHVDRAEKQKDPFDEPFQTLITEGAWGSVWSSKRISMRDRSILTLALLAATGSFDEIPMHIRATVNTGASKDDVLEAFQHVAIYAGVPKANHALKIAKQTYLEMEAEEIAE, from the coding sequence ATGCCTGATCGCTTTGAAGAAGGAATGGCCACACGGCGCGCTGTGCTGGGCGACGCCCATGTGGACCGCGCCGAAAAGCAGAAAGATCCGTTCGATGAACCGTTCCAGACGCTGATCACGGAAGGGGCCTGGGGATCGGTCTGGTCGTCCAAACGCATCTCGATGCGTGATCGCTCGATCCTGACGCTGGCGCTACTCGCGGCGACAGGCAGCTTCGACGAAATTCCGATGCATATACGCGCAACGGTGAATACCGGGGCCAGCAAGGATGATGTATTGGAAGCATTCCAACATGTTGCAATCTATGCGGGCGTCCCAAAGGCCAACCATGCGCTCAAGATCGCCAAGCAGACCTATCTGGAGATGGAAGCTGAAGAGATCGCTGAATAA
- a CDS encoding 3-carboxy-cis,cis-muconate cycloisomerase, with protein MSSFIADNACFAPLFADAEIEEQFAAEALMARCLAFELELTRALRDQDVVEKTMADAALQAMETFKPDASLLGAGSLNDGLPVPAYVRALKAHVGVELSPAVHVGATSQDLLDTALVLGLREVSSILANRLERVINLLDQVQARFGDRPMMARTRMQAALPITVSDRLDTWLLPLRSHLESLPFVRQQIEQLQFGGAVGNRNALNDRGDVVAAQIANAFGLGNPAKAWHAMREPVVTYGDFLSKVTGSLGKMGMDICLMAQQGVSEIALKGSGSSSAMPHKQNPVLAEMLVTFARFNAVQVPALHHAMVHEQERSGMAWTLEWMVLPLMATTTGKALLHATSLLDQIEAIGDEPV; from the coding sequence ATGTCTTCCTTTATCGCTGACAACGCCTGTTTTGCGCCGCTCTTTGCCGATGCCGAGATTGAAGAACAGTTCGCAGCGGAAGCACTGATGGCCCGTTGCCTTGCGTTCGAGCTGGAACTGACGCGCGCATTGCGCGACCAAGATGTCGTTGAAAAGACTATGGCGGATGCCGCCTTGCAAGCCATGGAAACCTTCAAACCAGACGCGTCACTTCTGGGTGCAGGCAGCCTCAACGATGGCCTGCCGGTACCTGCCTATGTGCGCGCGCTGAAGGCTCATGTGGGAGTGGAACTCTCCCCTGCAGTGCATGTCGGGGCGACCAGCCAGGATCTTCTCGACACCGCTCTTGTGTTGGGCTTAAGGGAGGTGAGCAGCATCCTTGCCAACCGGCTGGAGCGAGTGATCAATCTGCTCGATCAAGTACAAGCCCGCTTTGGAGACCGCCCCATGATGGCCCGCACCCGCATGCAGGCCGCGCTGCCCATCACCGTCTCGGATCGCCTTGACACTTGGCTCCTGCCTTTGCGCTCCCATCTCGAGAGCCTGCCATTCGTCCGGCAGCAGATCGAACAGCTCCAGTTCGGGGGAGCGGTCGGCAATCGCAATGCCTTGAACGACAGGGGCGACGTTGTTGCTGCCCAGATTGCGAACGCCTTTGGTCTTGGCAATCCGGCAAAGGCATGGCACGCCATGCGTGAGCCCGTCGTCACCTATGGCGATTTTCTTTCAAAAGTGACGGGAAGTCTCGGCAAGATGGGCATGGATATTTGCCTGATGGCGCAGCAGGGCGTCAGTGAGATTGCGCTCAAGGGCAGCGGTTCCAGCTCGGCCATGCCCCACAAGCAGAACCCCGTTCTGGCTGAAATGCTGGTGACCTTTGCCCGCTTCAATGCGGTGCAAGTCCCCGCCCTCCACCACGCCATGGTCCATGAGCAGGAGCGCTCAGGCATGGCCTGGACCCTTGAATGGATGGTCCTGCCCCTGATGGCGACCACCACCGGCAAGGCCCTCCTTCATGCCACGAGCCTGCTTGATCAGATCGAGGCAATTGGTGATGAGCCTGTGTGA
- a CDS encoding polysaccharide pyruvyl transferase family protein: MFREISNFIEPFLYQTGFRKHVVKQWIYRNSSLIVEFKYRSARFALEFTPFENDRVAIDFIERKHKFSPPLVRSAYKKETIAHNVKITDCRGVLIQKLVEVFLTVEKQKNLKVANDRPSGLERKIDRPLIPDLVDVAAQPRRVGVMSLPLNENIGGNLQAFALMGILKKMGHWPVYVNLRHPLDLEGRTGLECFEANRPIMRHTAGMGQACPNTVFTDKYIYPVTIGFRSHKQLEENADRLALDAIVVGSDQVWRPQYAKAFLNSLFLDFLALDSGVKRISYAASFGTSDWEFSESQQADASDLLKQFDAVSVREDTAVEQCRSHLGVNAEHVLDPTFLLDEEDYLTVMQTSLKPENSGRLLLYVLDKTQEKLDFVSSLSEQLMLEAYDTRGQSLSQLADADAEDGDISVAGWLAAFYQASFIITDSFHGVAFSILFNKPFLVVGNRKRGMARFDSILHMFGLEDRLICDPSDYDIEKSSAPIDWDGVNNRLTKLRIRSIGFLQEALAKCEAKEEIEGDYSPYKDHSLKKALEYRFSSGWKPAKIFRVFRR; the protein is encoded by the coding sequence ATGTTCAGGGAAATCTCGAATTTCATCGAGCCATTCCTTTATCAAACCGGTTTCAGAAAACATGTGGTCAAACAGTGGATCTACAGGAACTCGTCCCTGATAGTCGAATTCAAATACAGGTCCGCACGGTTCGCGTTGGAGTTTACGCCATTTGAAAACGACAGGGTCGCAATCGACTTCATAGAGCGAAAGCACAAGTTCTCGCCCCCCTTGGTGCGTTCGGCATACAAGAAGGAAACCATCGCCCATAACGTCAAGATCACCGACTGCAGAGGGGTTCTGATACAGAAGCTCGTCGAAGTGTTCCTGACGGTTGAAAAGCAGAAAAACCTCAAAGTAGCCAATGATCGTCCCTCAGGTCTTGAGCGAAAGATTGACCGGCCTTTGATCCCGGATCTTGTTGATGTCGCGGCACAGCCTCGGCGCGTCGGGGTCATGTCCTTGCCGCTGAATGAAAATATCGGCGGCAATCTCCAGGCCTTCGCTCTGATGGGGATACTGAAGAAGATGGGGCACTGGCCCGTCTATGTGAACTTGCGGCATCCATTGGATCTTGAAGGTCGGACCGGGCTTGAATGCTTCGAAGCAAATCGCCCGATCATGCGGCACACCGCCGGGATGGGGCAGGCCTGTCCCAACACGGTTTTCACGGACAAGTATATCTATCCGGTAACGATCGGATTTCGCTCGCATAAGCAGCTCGAGGAAAACGCCGACCGCCTTGCTCTCGATGCAATCGTCGTTGGAAGTGATCAGGTTTGGCGGCCCCAATATGCGAAGGCTTTTTTGAACAGCCTGTTTCTGGATTTTCTCGCGTTAGACAGTGGAGTGAAGCGCATCAGTTATGCTGCTTCTTTTGGCACCTCGGACTGGGAGTTCAGCGAAAGCCAACAGGCGGATGCCTCAGATCTCCTCAAACAGTTCGATGCTGTGTCCGTTAGAGAGGACACGGCTGTCGAGCAGTGCAGGAGCCATTTGGGCGTCAATGCCGAGCATGTTCTTGATCCGACTTTCCTCCTCGATGAAGAAGATTATCTCACGGTGATGCAGACCAGCCTAAAGCCGGAAAATTCGGGTCGGCTGCTGCTCTATGTGCTCGACAAGACACAAGAAAAACTCGATTTTGTCAGCTCACTCTCCGAGCAGCTGATGCTGGAGGCCTATGACACGCGGGGACAGTCCCTGTCCCAATTGGCTGACGCGGATGCTGAAGACGGAGACATCTCCGTTGCTGGCTGGTTGGCAGCCTTCTATCAGGCATCTTTTATCATAACGGATTCTTTCCACGGCGTGGCTTTCTCCATTCTGTTCAACAAGCCGTTTCTGGTTGTCGGAAACCGCAAGAGAGGGATGGCGCGGTTCGATTCGATTCTTCACATGTTCGGGCTTGAGGATCGTCTGATCTGCGATCCGTCCGACTATGACATCGAGAAGAGTTCCGCGCCGATCGACTGGGACGGCGTCAACAACAGGCTGACAAAGCTTCGCATCCGCTCCATCGGGTTTCTTCAGGAAGCCCTTGCCAAATGCGAAGCGAAGGAAGAGATCGAGGGGGACTACAGTCCCTACAAGGACCACTCTTTGAAAAAAGCACTTGAATATCGCTTTTCTTCAGGCTGGAAGCCCGCAAAGATTTTCAGGGTCTTCCGCCGTTAG
- the pcaH gene encoding protocatechuate 3,4-dioxygenase subunit beta: MKPGEYYQRDRRMHPPAYTEQYKTSVARSPRYSLISLENSVSEITGPVFGHNDIDPLDKDLIHNYAKAGESAIGERIIVHGRVLDENARPVPNTLVEIWQANAGGRYRHKKDTYLAPIDPNFGGCGRTLTDENGYYYFRTVKPGAYPWRNWVNDWRPAHIHVSVFGAAFAQRLITQMYFEGDPLIARCPIVKTVPDEQARERLIAALDMNASIPLDSIAYKFDIVLRGRRSTLFENRLEGN; this comes from the coding sequence ATGAAGCCAGGGGAATATTATCAGCGGGACCGCAGGATGCATCCGCCCGCCTATACCGAACAATACAAGACGAGCGTTGCCCGCTCGCCGCGCTATTCGCTGATCAGCCTTGAGAATTCGGTCTCGGAGATCACCGGGCCGGTCTTCGGGCACAACGATATCGACCCGCTCGACAAGGATCTGATCCATAACTATGCCAAGGCAGGGGAGAGCGCCATTGGTGAGCGGATCATCGTGCATGGCCGGGTGCTGGACGAGAATGCCCGTCCCGTCCCCAACACGCTGGTGGAGATCTGGCAGGCCAATGCAGGCGGGCGCTACCGACACAAGAAGGACACCTATCTCGCCCCTATCGACCCCAATTTTGGCGGCTGTGGTCGCACGCTGACCGATGAGAATGGCTATTACTATTTCCGCACGGTGAAGCCCGGCGCCTATCCCTGGCGCAACTGGGTCAACGACTGGCGGCCTGCGCACATCCATGTTTCGGTCTTTGGCGCGGCCTTCGCCCAGCGCCTAATCACCCAGATGTATTTCGAGGGCGACCCGCTGATCGCGCGCTGCCCGATCGTCAAGACCGTGCCCGACGAACAAGCCAGAGAACGCCTGATCGCAGCCCTCGACATGAATGCATCGATCCCCCTCGACAGCATCGCCTACAAATTCGACATCGTGCTGCGCGGGCGTCGCTCCACCCTGTTCGAGAACCGTCTGGAAGGGAACTGA